The sequence TTCAGGATGCCGACGTGCCCCGGCTGATGCGGGCGTTGTCGGTAGCTGGCCTGGACGCCACGCGGCTGTCCAGCTCGGGCGGCTTTCTGCGCGAAGGCAACACCACCCTGATGATTGGGGTGACCCGCAGCCGGCTGGACGAACTCAAGGACATCATCACGGCCAGCTGCCGCACCCGCAGCCGCATGATGAGCCCGGCCATCCCGCTGGCGGAGCAGGGCGAGGGCCTGGCTGCCGAGCCGGTGGAAGTGGAGGTGGGCGGAGCCGTGCTGTTCGTGCTGGGCCTACAGGAGTTCGTCAAGCTCTGATGCAGCAGGCTGCGTCGCTGCCGGAGTTCACCCACCCGTTCCGCGCCTACAGCCCGGCCGACTTCACCTTTCCGCTGCCCGAAGGTCACCGCTTTCCGCAGTACAAGTACGAAGGGGTGCGCCAGCAGCTGACCGGCCGGCTGCCCATTCTGACCACGCCGCAGCTGCGCTGGGCCGACGCAGGCCGGGTCCACGATGCCCACTTCCTGCGCCGCTGGCGGCGGGGCGAGGTGCCGCGCAAGGAAGAACGCGAGTTCGGCCTGCCCTGGTCGGAGGAGGTGGTGGTGCGGGCCATGCGGGCCGCTGGCGGCAGCCTGGCCGCGCTGCATGACGCCCGCGCCGTGGGCTGGGGCGCCAACCTGGCAGGCGGCACCCACCACGCCTTCGCTGACCGCGCTGGGGGGTTCTGCTTGGTGAACGACGCCGCCATTCTCACCCGGCTGGCCCTGGACGAGGGCTGGGCGCAGCGGGTGGCCGTACTGGACCTGGATGTCCATCAGGGTGACGGTACCGCAGCGCTGCTGGAACACGAGCCGCGGGCTTTTACACTCAGCATTCACGGCGAACGCAACTACCCTTTTCGCAAGGAGCGCAGCAGCCTGGACCTGGGCCTGGGCGACGGCGTGACCGACGCTGAATATCTGACGGTGCTGAGGACCCAGGCTCTGCCTGCCCTGGAAGCCTTCCGCCCCGACCTGTTGCTGTATCTGGCGGGTGCGGACGTGCTGGCCGGCGACCGCTTTGGCCGCTTCGCCCTCACGCTGGACGGAGTGCACGAGCGCAACCGCCGCGTGCTGACCTGGGCGCGGGACGCCGGGGTGCCGGTGGTCAGCATGATGGCGGGCGGCTACAACGCCGACCACACCCTCACCGTGGCCGCACACGCCAGCGTGGTGGAGCAGGGCCTGGAAGTCTTCAGATAGGCAGAGGGGATAGGCGGGCGTCCTGTCTGCCGCTCCACCATGACCACTACCGCTACCGCTGTGCCCCGCTCTCGGCGGACCGGACAGGCGCTGCCGCTTGCGGAACAACGCCCCACCTCTGTGTCCAATGCTCTAGGAGCTGGCCAGGTCCTTTTCCTCAGGCGGCGAGCCTGGGGCGGTCACCGCAGTGCCGGACACGCCGGAGAGGCTGCTGGCGTATTCCAAAAAGCCCATTTCTTCCTCGTCGCCCTCGCCATACAGGTCGTCACCCAGTTCGCGCAGGGCTTCCGGCAGCTGCGCCAGCACGATATCTACGGTCCGCTCGGCCTGTTCGTCCAGCGACAGGTGGTCCAGTATGGGGACTCCCTGGCGCTCGGCCACCCGGACCAGATATTCCTGTAGCCCGCGAATCTCCTGAAAGCTCTGCAAGTAACGGCTTCCTTCCCGCGCCGCCGCTTCCTTTTCACGCCGGGCGAAGCGGGCGCGGTGCTCGTCCTCGTCGGGGATAGTCAGCAGCACCGGCACCACGATGGCTGCCTCGGCCAGCTGCCCGTCCAGAAATCCGGGAACCAGATGCACGCCCTCGGCCACCAGGTCGGCGTTCTCGTGGACCAGCCGCCGGGCGATGGCATTCAGTCCCACCGACACCTGCCGCGCCTGCTCCCGGAACCCGATTTCCAGTGCCAGCCGGTCGGGGTGGTCGGGGCGCTCCTCGCCGGGAGGCAGCAGGTGCTTCCAGGCCTGAAAGGTACTGGTGTGCAGCGTAGGCATCAGCTGCGGCGACACCATCGCCCGCATGACCTCACGCACCGAGTCGGTGTTGATGATGCGGGGAATGCCCAGGCGGTAGGCCACCTCGGACGCCAGGTGCGATTTGCCGGTGCCCGATACTCCCCCAATCAGGACCAGCAGCGGCCGTGGCAGGTGCCGGATGGACCGCAGCAGTCCGTAGCGGGCGCTGACATGTTTGCCCGCCTCGTCGCGTAGCCGGCGCTGGACCATGCGGCGAATCTGGGCACGGGTCACCACCCGGTCTTCTTGGCCTTGCAGGTCGCGCTGCACGGCGCGGGCCAGGGTGCGGGCAGCGTCGGGCGCGGCTCCAGCGGCCAGCAGCGACTGCATCAGGATGCCCTTGCTAAACGGAATCGGCTGCACCTCTTCGGGGCTGTCGGTGCTGATTACCCCCACCCGGCCCTGGTGGCTGAGGGTAAAGCGGTAGGTGCGCGCGAAATGCTCGCCGTAGTTGCGGGTCAGAATCTCGGCGGCGTAGTCCTGCAGCTCCTCGGCGCTCACCTCTCGCAGGCCCTGCTCGCGCAGGTACAGGTCCACCTGCCGGGCCGCCGCGTAGGCTTCCTTGGTGTCCAGGCCGGTGTCGTCCAGCCGCCGCGCCAGCACCGACCGCGAGAACGGCATCTTGCCGCTGGCCGATCGCACCTGAATATCCTGAAAAAAGGGCGTTTGCTGCGCCACCTTCCGCGCCAGCGAGCGGCTTCCCTGCGCCCTGGTGACCCGCACCAGCAGGGCGTGCAGGTCTTCTACGCGGATAGGGCTCAGGGCGTGGTCGCGCAGGTACTGCTCCACATACCGGGCAATGCTGGCCGCTTCCTTGCGGCTGGCACCGGCGTGCAGCAGGGTCCGAATCAGCAGGCCCCGGCTGAAGGGCCAAGCGTGCTTGGGCGGCCCCACCAGCAGGTCCAGCGGTTCCTTGCGGGCTCCTTTTTCGCTTTTGTCCAGCTTGCTCTTTTTGCTGGCCACTCGTGTCCCTCCTCTCTGCCGGGCTGGCGCCCCCTGAGCTTATTCTCTGCCGCCGGCTGCGCGGGCCGCTTCAACAGGGCGCAGTCACGACCGGCGCCTGCACCGAATCAGGAACCTGTCCCTTGGCGTTTGAGTGCCCCGGTCAGCAGCAGGTCCAGCGACAGCCGCAGTTCGTCGTGCAGGCTGCGGCCAGTGCCGTAGGCGCTCCAGCGCAGTGCGACCAGCAGGTAGGTGTCGGCAATCAGGTTGCTCATGCGGGCCAGGCTCAGGTCCGAGCGCAGCTCACCCGCGTCGTGCAGGGGCCGCAAAATCAGTTCCACCACGCCGCTGAGGCGCAGGGCCCGGTACGCGGTCTGGGCCCGCTCCGGATTGGGATTCATGACCTCGTAGGCCAGCGGTGGGAACAGGTCACGCTCCCGCGTGTTCTCGTCGGCCAGCAGGGACCAGATGTCGTACAGCACTTGCAGCGGCGGCTGACCCTCATCCAGTCGGCGCCCGGCCTCGGCCTGCAGCTGCTCGACCACCAGGCTGCCGTAGTCGAGCAGCACCGCTTCCTTGTAGGGGTAGTAGTTGAAAAAAGTGCCGCGCGAAACCCCGCTGGCCCGGGCAATCTCGGTGGCCGTGGTGTTTTCGAATCCGCATTCCTTGAATAGAGCGATGGCGGCCTCGTAAATCTCGCTGCGGCGCCGTTCCTTTTGGCGTTCGCGAAGGGAAAGTTCCATGAATGGCTGACAGCATAGCGCGTGACCGCTCGGCGGAGAGGAAGGGGCTGAGCAGCAGTCGGCGGGCGCGGGGCTTTGCCGTTGGGCTGCCTGGTCAACCTGTCCCTATCATACGGAGCGAGACTCCCTGTCCCTGTCTGGGTCCCTGTCTGGGGCGCTACCTGGACAGGAGAGAGAGACGCAGGAGATGAGAAATAGCCCTTGGCAAACTAAGTGATGGATGTTACCGTGGGTGGGCAAAGTCTAATTGTTCCATGAAGATTGAACCCGGGCAGCAACTTGCGCTGAGGTGGGCTGCCCCCGAAAGAGAGTGAGCCTATGCCGATAACTGCTGACCCATTGTCCCTTTCCGGTGTTCGTCTGTCCTCTGCCCTCCTGTCTGGCCTGATGTGCTGCCTTCCCGTGGCCGGCAGCGCTGCAGCCCAGGGCGCGTTTGAACAGGTCCAGCCTGCCGCCGAGGCCCCCCGGCACCTGTTCTCGTACAATGAAATTACCGTGCAGCGCGGCGACACCGCCTACAGCCTGGCCCGCGAGTATGGCCTGAGCGTGCCGCAGCTGCTGGAACTGAACGGCCTGAGCACCCACGACCTCGAAGTGGGGCAGGTGCTGAAGGTGGCGGCCATCGCGCCCCATCAGGTGGTGAAGGGGGACACGCTCTACAGCCTGGCCCGCACGAACGGTGTCACGGTGGAAGCCCTGCAGTCGGCCAACAGCCTGTCTGGCGACACCATCGAAATCGGGCAGTGGCTGGCGGTGCCGGCCGCGCCTCAGGCCCGCCCCATGCCCGCAGAAGTGCTGGCGGCAGCGCCAGCTTTCTCGGTCACCCACTCGTCCTCAGCGCCCAGCGCTGCAGAACCTGAGGCTGCCGACCTCACCGGCTGGCGCCGCAACGCTCTGGCGATGCTCAACACGCCCTATGTGTACGGCGGCAACTCGCCTTCAGGCGTGGACTGCAGTTCCTTCGTGGTGCGGGTCTTCCAGCCGCTGGGCCTGTCACTGCCCCGTACCAGTGCCCAGCAGGCGCAGGTGGGCCAGCCGGTGGCCCGCGCTTCACTGCGCGGCGGTGACCTGGTATTTTTCGATACGGTGGGGCGCGGCAGCGTGACCCACGTTGGCATCTACCTGGGCGATGACCAGTTCGTGAATGCCAATTCTTACTATGGCCGCGTGGTCATCGACAAGTTGGAGGGCGACCGCTACTGGTCGCCCCGTTACTTGTCGGCCCGCCGGATTTTGGACAGCGGTACAGTGGCCCGCCTGAACAGCGGTGTGCAGGTGGCTCTGCGCCCCGGCCACGCCGACTGAGCCTGCTCCGGCGCCGGCCCAGTTGCCCCGGAGGGCTCCGGCTGCACGCCGACCCCCAGACCGGCTTTTCCTGGCGTCTGCCGAAGGGTCTGGCAAATGCCAGGAAAACCAGGCTGCCGACTGACAAAGGCCTGAAACTTTCCTGTGAAACTATCTGTTCATTTCAGGCTTTCAACCCGGTCTAACGTGACTTAACGCACGTAAGGGCCGGAAAATGAGGCCGGTATATTCGTGGACACTCTCTACTCACGCTGCTACTATGCGGCTTGAGATTGGTTTCCCTCACATAGTTGGGGGAAACGGGGGTTAAAACAGTACAGACCCCCATGGCCGTTGGCCAGCGGTCGGCTTTTCACTTTACTTCCCCGCTGCCCAGCAGCACCCGAAAGGAACAACCATGCATCTATCCCCACTGCGTATCCAAGGCGGTCGTCCCCTTGGAGGAGAGTTGGCTGTCCAGCCCAGTAAAAATGCCGCCCTGCCCATCCTGGTGGCCAGCCTCCTGAGTAGTGAGCCTATTACCCTGCATGGCATTCCCCGGCTCAGCGACGTATACACCATTCTGGAACTTGCCAGCCACGTGGGCGCCCGCCACGCCTGGACCGGGCCCAACAGCCTGACCATCCACACCCCCGAGCTGCTGCACACCGACGCGCCCTACGCACTGGTCAGCAAGATGCGTGCCTCGTTCATCATGATGGGTGCCCTGCTGGGCCGCGCCGGTGAAGCCACCGTGAGCATGCCCGGTGGCTGCGCGTTCGGATTCCGCCCGGTGGACCAGCACGTCAAGGCCTTCCGCGCCATTGGGATTGACGTGACCGAGGACGGAGGAAACTTCCAGGCCAGCCGGGGTGCGAATTTCGGTGGCCGCTTTGTTTTTGAGATGCTGACGGTGGGCGGCACGCATAACGCCATCCTGGCCTCGGTGCTGGGCGAGGGCACGCACGTGACCCTGGAGAATGCGTCCATCGACACCGACGTGGTGGACCTGATCGGCTTCCTGAACTCGCTGGGAGCCGACATTCGTGGCGCGGGCACCAACACGCTGGACATCTACGGCGTCAAGGCCCTGCGCGGCGGCGAATACCGCGTGATTCCCGACCGTATCGAGGCCGGCACCTTTATGCTAGCGGCAGCCGCCACCCGCAGCCGCCTGACCCTGACCGACCTGCGCCCCGACCACGTGCGCTCGCTGAGCAGCAAACTGGAAGAAATGGGCGTACAGATCACCGAGGGCGCTGACTCGCTGGTGGTGGACGCCACCCGCGGCATTCTGCGCCCGGTGGACGTGACCACCCAGAGCTACCCTGGCTTCCCCACCGACCTGCAGCCTCAGATGAGCGCCCTGCTGGCCACTGTGGACGGCACCAGCATCGTGCAGGACCCGGTGTACAAGGACCGCCTGACCCACGTGGCCGAGCTGCAGCGCATGGGCGCCGACATCAAGGTGAGCGGCTACACCCAGATTATCCGTGGCGCTCGCCTGCGCGGCGCTCCCGTCAAGGCCGCCGACCTGCGCGCCGGCGCCTCGCTGTTCATCGCGGCACTGACCGCCGACGGCGAAACCGTGATTGACGGCGTGAAATACCTCAACCGTGGCTACGAAAACCTGGCCGCTCGCCTGCGCAGCATCGGCGCCGACGTTCACCAGCCCGAAGTGAACCTCGCGTCCGCGATGGACTGATAGGGTGTGCGGGGTTCTCGCTGTACATGAAGCGAGAAGCCCAGCCAACAAGCTTGGTGGGAAAATATGTGCTGCGCGGCATGGAGGGAGCTGAGACGCTTCTTACGCACCGCAGAAACAAAGGACCGGGAGCCGCCCGATGGAGTGGCTCCCGGTCCTTAAGCTTTGCCGCCTTACGCGCCCAGCACGCTGCTCGGCTCGCTCCAGTTCATCCCGAAGGCTTCGGCCACCGGCTGGTTGGTCAGCTGGCCGGCGTGGGTGTTCAGGCCCAGCAGCAGCGAGGCGTTGCGCTCCAGGGGCTGCACACCGTGTTCGGCCAGGCTGAACACGTAGGGCATGGTCTGGTTGGTCAGCGCCAGGGTAGAGGTGCGCGGCACTGCGCCGGGCATGTTGGCCACACCGTAGTGGATGATACCGTCCACCACGTAGGTGGGGTCGTCGTGGGTGGTGGCGTGAATGGTTTCCACGCAGCCGCCCTGGTCCACGGCCACGTCCACAATCACGGCACCTTCGGGCATCAGGGCCAGCATGTCACGGGTGACGAGGTGCGGGGCCTTGGCGCCTGGAATCAGCACCGCGCCAATCAGGAGGTCGGTCTGCGGCAGCAGTTCGCGGAGGTTCGCTTCGCTGCTCATCATGGTGGTGATGCGCCCGAAGAACACGTCGTCCAGGTAAGCCAGGCGGCGCTGCGACACGTCCAGAATGGTCACGTGAGCGCCCAGGCCCATCGCCATCTTGGCCGCGTTGGTGCCCACCACGCCACCGCCCACGATGGTCACGTTACCTGGCTTTACGCCGGGCACGCCGCCCAGCAGCACGCCGCGCCCGCCCACCGGCTTTTGCAGGTGGTAGGCCCCGGCCTGCACACTCAGGCGGCCGGCCACTTCGCTCATCGGCATCAGCAGTGGCAGGCTGCCGTCACTGTGCTGCACGGTTTCGTAGGCCACAGCTGTGGTGCCGGCGGCCAGCAGCGCGTCAGTCAGGGGGCGGTCGGCGGCCAGGTGCAGGTAGGTGAACAGCAGCAGGTCGCTGCGCAGGTAGCCGTATTCGCTCTCGACCGGCTCCTTGACTTTCACGACCATCTCGGCGGCCCAGGCGTCGGCGGCGCTGCCTAGCTCGGCTCCTGCCTGGCGGTAGGCCTCGTCGCTGAAGCTGCTGCCAACCCCTGCGCCGGCTTCCACCGTCACGCGGTGCCCGCGCCGCACCAGCGACTCCACGCCGCCGGGGGTCATGGCGACGCGGTTTTCCTTGACCTTGATTTCTTTGGGAATACCGATATGCATAGTGTGTCCTCTCCGGGCCTTTGGGGCGGCCCTGCACTGGTCTGTCCGGCACGGGCGCGCCGGGAAAGAAACCCTGTCCGTCTGGCTGCGCCCATGCCCGAGTAATGAAGTGATGCCGCAATCTTAGCCTTGTGCCGGCTGTAGGGGATTGCGCCTGGTGGCCCATCCGGCTGGCCTATGCGCAATAAAGCTGCTCGGAATTGCTAAACTGTGCGGGTTGATGGCGCAGATAGAACTGGACGACACCGATATTCGCCTGCTGAACATCCTGCAGCGGGATGGCCGCATCGCCAACACCGAGCTGGCCGACGAGGTGGGCCTGACCCCGGCCCCTACGCTGCGGCGGGTGCGCCGGCTGGAGGAAGCTGGACTGATTCGGCGTTACGTGGCCCTGCTTGACCCGGAAATGATTGGCCGCAGCTTTCTGGTCATGGTGCGGGTCACGCTGTCGGGGCAGACCAAAGCGGGCTTCGAGACCTTCGGGGAACAGATGCGCCGCCGTCCCGAGGTGCTGGAGTGCTACCTGTGCCTGGGCGGCACCGACTATTTCCTGAAAGTGGCGACCCGTGACCTGATGGAGTATCAGCGCTTTCTGGTGGACGTGCTGGCGGCCAATCCGCTGGTGCAGCACACCGACTCCATCCTGGTGGTCAAGCAGGAGAAGCAGACCACCGCGCTGCCGCTGGAATAGCTCTGCCTACCCGGTTGGAGGCTGCTGTCAGCAAAAGAGTGCGTCAGGTAGGGAACATGTCAGACCGGCACCCTAAAATGGGCCCATGAAACAACTGATCTGGATCATCCCCGCGGCGCTGCTTGCTTCCTGCGCTCCCATGCAGCAGGGGGGCATGAAAGCTATGGAGCAGCGCGACGGTACCACCCAGGCCCGCTATCAGGTGCCCACCTCGGCCGTGATGTCCACTGCCGAAGCGGCGCAGAAAGATGCCGGCTGGCAGGCGCTGCCCTACCTGACCCCCCAGCGCACGACGGTATTCACCCGCGCCGAGCAGGTGACCGAGCCCGGCAAGCAGTACCGCGCCGTGCTGAACACCTCCCGCGGCCTGATTACCCTGGAGCTGTACCCCGACAAGGCTCCGCAGGCCGTGAACAACTTCATCTTCCTGGCGCGCAATCATTTCTACGCGGGCACCCGCTTTCACCGCGTGATTGACGGCTTTATGGCCCAGGGCGGCGATCCCCTGAGCACCGACAGTGCCCGTCAGGCTGACTGGGGCACCGGCGGCCCCGGCTACCAGTTCGCTTACGAAGTGAACAACGGCCTGAACTTCAACGAAGCCGGCGTGCTGGGCATGGCCCGCAGCGCCTCGCCCGATTCGCAGGGCAGCCAGTTCTTCATTACGCTCGCCCCGGCCAGCTTCCTGAACGGGCAATACACGGTATTTGGCCGCGTGGTCAGCGGAATGGATGTGCTGCAGGCCCTGACCAAGACTTCGGCCAGCGGGGCCTACGGCGAGCAGCCTATCCCCGGCGCTCAGGCCGACGTGCTGAACAGCGTGACCATTCTGACCCGCTGAGCAGGTGCCTGGACCGGGAGAGAGGACGCCGGGCTGCCTGGCGCCGCTCTCCCTTTTTTGTTTTGCAGCCTCTCTATACTTGCCCCATGAGGACCCGCAATCTGCTGGCCGGGCTGGGCGCTGCGGCGCTGGCCGGAGCCTACTATCAGCGCAGTTACCGTTACCGCGACCCGGTGCGCCTGCCTCCTGAGGGCGCTGAAGCCACTGGTTTGGTTGCCCCTGCTGACGGCAAAGTAATGTTCGTGCGCCGCACCGAGGACGGTTGGCGGCTGGGTGTGGCCCTGGACCCGCTCAGCGTGCGCTATGTCTATGCGCCGCAGGACGGGGAAGTGCAGGCGCTGACCCGCCAGCCGGTGCAGGGAGACGGGCCGGGCCGCCCGGCAGACGGGCTGCTGATGGCTTTTGGGGATGGCCTGGGCGTCTGCCTGGCAGCACCGAGCGGCAAGCTGGAAGCCCGCACTTATTTCGCAGCGGGCGACCTGGTACGCCGGGGCAACAAGCTGGCCTTCTTGGAGCGCGGTGGCCCAGTCTTGTTGACGTTTGGGGCGCAGTTCCGCCCGGCGGTGCGGGTAGGGGAGCGGGTGACAGGCGCGCAAACAGTGGTGGCGCGTGGATGAGTGAACTGGCTTCTCAACCCTTAGACCGTCACCCTCCAAATCAGCAACCTGTGCCGCTGGCCCGCGACCACGCCCCGCTGCTGTGGGCAGTGTTGGGCCTGAGTGCTGCGCTCATGCTGGCGCTTCCCTGGCTGCCGGGTGGCGATAAGCCCTTGCCCCCGCTGCCAGCCGCTCTGCTCAGCCTGAGCGGGCTGGCATTGCTGGTCTTTTTTGCCAGCTTGCCGCGCCGTCTGGGCTACGCCTTCACGCCGGAGGGCTTGCGGGTCAGCCGCTTTTCGGGCACGCAGGTCTGGCCGTATGCCTCGCTGGAGGTCGTGTCGGTGGGCGGCGAACTGGGCCTGAAACTGGGCGGCGTAGGCGTGCCCGGCTATTACACGGGCACCTACGGCTGGCGGGGGCCAGAGGCGAAGGCAGTGCAGGCGCTGGCGTCCACCACACGCGGCGGTGTACTGCTGCGGCGGAAGGGGACACTGCACTACCTCACGCCCGCAGACCCGGTGGGTTTTGTAGAGGTCCTGGGGGAAGCGAGTTCAAAGCTCTAAACTCGCTTCATGCCCCGCAAGCCGCGCACCTACTGGACAGACCGCGCTGAATTTTATGTGGTGACTGGGCGCTTGCAGCATTACGCTTGTTTCCACTGCTGCAAAGCTTTCAAGCAGCCGTTTGGGTCAGGTGAACGCCTTTGCCCGCAGTGCCGCTGGCCCATGACCAATATGGGAACCGACTTCAAAGCGCCGCCGCAAAAAGATACAGGGCAGTGGCGCAAAGTTGAGGCGTTGGCGGAAGCAGGGGTCAGATTTTTCCCCAGCCCTCCTGACGGGTTGCCGGGTGAGCGGCCCGTAGCGCTGGCGGAGGTTCCAGCCTTCCTGAATAGGATTCGCCCACCGACCGCCGCACAGAGGCTGCTGGCGGGGAGGCCCCAACGTTCGCGTGCGCCCAGAGAAGGCAAGTTCAGTGTTCAGGGGCAAGCTCCCCATCAAACATTTTTTCTGTTTGGAGACAGGCTCACTCAGGGGCAGCACCTTGAGGTCTGGCACAGTGGTATCTGGCAGCCTGCCCGGCTGTGGGGCTGGAATGGTGCAGGCGGGCCATCACACCTCGTCCTACTTGATGAACAGGGGCAAAGCACGGGTCAACTTCCACTAGACCCGACGCTCCGTCTTCGTTGGCCCCAATAAAAAAAGCCGGAGCATCGGCTCCAGCTTCTTTCCATGTGGCCCTCAGTTCAGTGCGCCCGCTTCAAAGTTAAACTCCCCATTTTCATACCCCACGTTCAGTACCGAGTTGTCGGGCACATCGCCAGCCAGGATGCGGCGGGCCAGCGGGGTTTCAATCTCGCGGCTGATGGCCCGCTTGAGCGGACGCGCTCCGAAGGCGGGGTCGTAGCCCACGGCGGCCAGGCGGTCCTTGGCGGCGTCGGTAAGGTTGAGGGTCACGCGGCGCTCGGCCAGGCGCTTACGCAGGCCACCCAGCTGGATATCCACAATCTGCCGCAGGTTCTCGGCGGTGAGGGCATCGAACACGATGATGTCGTCTACCCGGTTCAGGAACTCGGGGCGGAAGTGCCCGCGCAGTTCTTCCAGCACGGCGTTACGGATGTCGTCCGGCTGCTGGCCCTGCGCCTGCATTTCCAGAATCAGCGGGCTGCCAATGTTGCTGGTCAGGATAATCAGGGTGTTGCGGAAGTCCACTGTGCGGCCCTGTCCGTCGGTCAGGCGGCCATCGTCCAGCACTTGCAGCAGCACGTTGAACACGTCAGGGTGGGCTTTTTCGATTTCGTCCAGCAGGATCACGCTGTAGGGGCGGCGGCGCACGGCCTCGGTGAGCTGACCACCTTCCTCGTAGCCCACGTATCCGGGAGGGGCACCGATGAGGCGGGCCACGGTGTGTTTTTCCATGTACTCGGACATGTCAATCCGCACCATCGCGTCGCTGCTGTCGAAGAGGAACTCGGCCAGCGCTTTTGCCAGCTCGGTCTTGCCCACCCCTGTCGGGCCGAGGAACATGAAGCTGCCCAGCGGGCGGTTGGGGTCGTTCAGGCCCGCGCGGGCGCGGCGGATGGTGTCGGCCACCGAGGCGATGGCCCGCTCCTGGCCAATCACGCGGCGGTGCAGT is a genomic window of Deinococcus proteolyticus MRP containing:
- a CDS encoding cyclic-di-AMP receptor, with translation MPYSAVPAELLVLAVIQDADVPRLMRALSVAGLDATRLSSSGGFLREGNTTLMIGVTRSRLDELKDIITASCRTRSRMMSPAIPLAEQGEGLAAEPVEVEVGGAVLFVLGLQEFVKL
- a CDS encoding histone deacetylase family protein; this translates as MQQAASLPEFTHPFRAYSPADFTFPLPEGHRFPQYKYEGVRQQLTGRLPILTTPQLRWADAGRVHDAHFLRRWRRGEVPRKEEREFGLPWSEEVVVRAMRAAGGSLAALHDARAVGWGANLAGGTHHAFADRAGGFCLVNDAAILTRLALDEGWAQRVAVLDLDVHQGDGTAALLEHEPRAFTLSIHGERNYPFRKERSSLDLGLGDGVTDAEYLTVLRTQALPALEAFRPDLLLYLAGADVLAGDRFGRFALTLDGVHERNRRVLTWARDAGVPVVSMMAGGYNADHTLTVAAHASVVEQGLEVFR
- a CDS encoding ATP cone domain-containing protein; the protein is MASKKSKLDKSEKGARKEPLDLLVGPPKHAWPFSRGLLIRTLLHAGASRKEAASIARYVEQYLRDHALSPIRVEDLHALLVRVTRAQGSRSLARKVAQQTPFFQDIQVRSASGKMPFSRSVLARRLDDTGLDTKEAYAAARQVDLYLREQGLREVSAEELQDYAAEILTRNYGEHFARTYRFTLSHQGRVGVISTDSPEEVQPIPFSKGILMQSLLAAGAAPDAARTLARAVQRDLQGQEDRVVTRAQIRRMVQRRLRDEAGKHVSARYGLLRSIRHLPRPLLVLIGGVSGTGKSHLASEVAYRLGIPRIINTDSVREVMRAMVSPQLMPTLHTSTFQAWKHLLPPGEERPDHPDRLALEIGFREQARQVSVGLNAIARRLVHENADLVAEGVHLVPGFLDGQLAEAAIVVPVLLTIPDEDEHRARFARREKEAAAREGSRYLQSFQEIRGLQEYLVRVAERQGVPILDHLSLDEQAERTVDIVLAQLPEALRELGDDLYGEGDEEEMGFLEYASSLSGVSGTAVTAPGSPPEEKDLASS
- a CDS encoding TetR/AcrR family transcriptional regulator; amino-acid sequence: MELSLRERQKERRRSEIYEAAIALFKECGFENTTATEIARASGVSRGTFFNYYPYKEAVLLDYGSLVVEQLQAEAGRRLDEGQPPLQVLYDIWSLLADENTRERDLFPPLAYEVMNPNPERAQTAYRALRLSGVVELILRPLHDAGELRSDLSLARMSNLIADTYLLVALRWSAYGTGRSLHDELRLSLDLLLTGALKRQGTGS
- a CDS encoding C40 family peptidase, with amino-acid sequence MPITADPLSLSGVRLSSALLSGLMCCLPVAGSAAAQGAFEQVQPAAEAPRHLFSYNEITVQRGDTAYSLAREYGLSVPQLLELNGLSTHDLEVGQVLKVAAIAPHQVVKGDTLYSLARTNGVTVEALQSANSLSGDTIEIGQWLAVPAAPQARPMPAEVLAAAPAFSVTHSSSAPSAAEPEAADLTGWRRNALAMLNTPYVYGGNSPSGVDCSSFVVRVFQPLGLSLPRTSAQQAQVGQPVARASLRGGDLVFFDTVGRGSVTHVGIYLGDDQFVNANSYYGRVVIDKLEGDRYWSPRYLSARRILDSGTVARLNSGVQVALRPGHAD
- the murA gene encoding UDP-N-acetylglucosamine 1-carboxyvinyltransferase, giving the protein MHLSPLRIQGGRPLGGELAVQPSKNAALPILVASLLSSEPITLHGIPRLSDVYTILELASHVGARHAWTGPNSLTIHTPELLHTDAPYALVSKMRASFIMMGALLGRAGEATVSMPGGCAFGFRPVDQHVKAFRAIGIDVTEDGGNFQASRGANFGGRFVFEMLTVGGTHNAILASVLGEGTHVTLENASIDTDVVDLIGFLNSLGADIRGAGTNTLDIYGVKALRGGEYRVIPDRIEAGTFMLAAAATRSRLTLTDLRPDHVRSLSSKLEEMGVQITEGADSLVVDATRGILRPVDVTTQSYPGFPTDLQPQMSALLATVDGTSIVQDPVYKDRLTHVAELQRMGADIKVSGYTQIIRGARLRGAPVKAADLRAGASLFIAALTADGETVIDGVKYLNRGYENLAARLRSIGADVHQPEVNLASAMD
- the ald gene encoding alanine dehydrogenase yields the protein MHIGIPKEIKVKENRVAMTPGGVESLVRRGHRVTVEAGAGVGSSFSDEAYRQAGAELGSAADAWAAEMVVKVKEPVESEYGYLRSDLLLFTYLHLAADRPLTDALLAAGTTAVAYETVQHSDGSLPLLMPMSEVAGRLSVQAGAYHLQKPVGGRGVLLGGVPGVKPGNVTIVGGGVVGTNAAKMAMGLGAHVTILDVSQRRLAYLDDVFFGRITTMMSSEANLRELLPQTDLLIGAVLIPGAKAPHLVTRDMLALMPEGAVIVDVAVDQGGCVETIHATTHDDPTYVVDGIIHYGVANMPGAVPRTSTLALTNQTMPYVFSLAEHGVQPLERNASLLLGLNTHAGQLTNQPVAEAFGMNWSEPSSVLGA
- a CDS encoding Lrp/AsnC family transcriptional regulator; amino-acid sequence: MAQIELDDTDIRLLNILQRDGRIANTELADEVGLTPAPTLRRVRRLEEAGLIRRYVALLDPEMIGRSFLVMVRVTLSGQTKAGFETFGEQMRRRPEVLECYLCLGGTDYFLKVATRDLMEYQRFLVDVLAANPLVQHTDSILVVKQEKQTTALPLE
- a CDS encoding peptidylprolyl isomerase, encoding MKQLIWIIPAALLASCAPMQQGGMKAMEQRDGTTQARYQVPTSAVMSTAEAAQKDAGWQALPYLTPQRTTVFTRAEQVTEPGKQYRAVLNTSRGLITLELYPDKAPQAVNNFIFLARNHFYAGTRFHRVIDGFMAQGGDPLSTDSARQADWGTGGPGYQFAYEVNNGLNFNEAGVLGMARSASPDSQGSQFFITLAPASFLNGQYTVFGRVVSGMDVLQALTKTSASGAYGEQPIPGAQADVLNSVTILTR
- a CDS encoding phosphatidylserine decarboxylase → MRTRNLLAGLGAAALAGAYYQRSYRYRDPVRLPPEGAEATGLVAPADGKVMFVRRTEDGWRLGVALDPLSVRYVYAPQDGEVQALTRQPVQGDGPGRPADGLLMAFGDGLGVCLAAPSGKLEARTYFAAGDLVRRGNKLAFLERGGPVLLTFGAQFRPAVRVGERVTGAQTVVARG
- a CDS encoding PH domain-containing protein, with translation MSELASQPLDRHPPNQQPVPLARDHAPLLWAVLGLSAALMLALPWLPGGDKPLPPLPAALLSLSGLALLVFFASLPRRLGYAFTPEGLRVSRFSGTQVWPYASLEVVSVGGELGLKLGGVGVPGYYTGTYGWRGPEAKAVQALASTTRGGVLLRRKGTLHYLTPADPVGFVEVLGEASSKL